The Micromonospora sp. WMMD961 genome has a segment encoding these proteins:
- a CDS encoding DUF998 domain-containing protein codes for MVEPGRPGTTTSAGIRADVARRVAGSAAAGCAVAGAVAVTVAVVAGPGPGLTGYVSEAGIAGSAHAPTYRIGILALAAALLLVGAALPSGVWAAPALLATSAVFTAVSGAVTCSAGCPLPPFERATVADLVHGGASIAATAAVVFAMVTLAVSGPAGPTVRRLAGVAAALTLPLCAAVGLAMLVLGRGTFVGVLERLILALAVLWGVATATALALAAESSPAVRSLTPTTPSNKRKSA; via the coding sequence GTGGTTGAGCCGGGTCGGCCCGGCACCACGACCTCGGCGGGGATCCGCGCCGACGTCGCCCGCCGGGTCGCCGGGTCCGCGGCGGCCGGCTGCGCGGTGGCCGGTGCGGTCGCGGTGACGGTCGCCGTGGTCGCCGGCCCCGGTCCAGGGCTCACCGGGTACGTCAGCGAGGCGGGCATCGCCGGCAGTGCGCACGCCCCGACGTACCGGATCGGGATCCTCGCTCTTGCCGCCGCGCTGCTGCTGGTCGGCGCGGCGCTGCCCTCCGGGGTGTGGGCGGCCCCGGCGCTGCTCGCCACCAGCGCGGTCTTCACCGCCGTGTCCGGAGCGGTGACCTGCTCCGCCGGCTGCCCGTTGCCGCCGTTCGAACGTGCGACGGTAGCGGATCTGGTGCACGGCGGCGCGAGCATCGCGGCGACCGCGGCGGTGGTCTTCGCCATGGTCACGCTCGCCGTGTCCGGGCCGGCGGGCCCGACGGTACGCCGACTGGCCGGCGTGGCCGCCGCGCTGACCCTGCCGCTCTGCGCCGCAGTGGGGCTGGCGATGCTCGTCCTCGGTCGGGGCACGTTCGTGGGCGTGCTGGAGCGGCTGATCCTCGCACTCGCCGTGCTGTGGGGTGTGGCCACCGCCACCGCACTGGCCCTGGCAGCGGAAAGTTCACCCGCTGTAAGGAGCCTCACGCCGACCACTCCTTCCAATAAACGGAAATCGGCGTAG
- a CDS encoding dicarboxylate/amino acid:cation symporter codes for MRKIPFSVQILLGLVLGVALGFLARTNDLSWLTSTLHTVGSLFVQLLKLAVPPLVFTAIVVSVVSLRGVANAARLALKTLMWFGITALIAVSIGIGLGLLTNPGRGVSLDLGGAAAPKKTGSWTDFLTGIVPTNPIGAFVEGNVLQIVFLAVVVGAAALLVGEAAEPFVALNRSLLEIVQKALWWVIRLAPIGTLGLIGNAVASYGWDLLAPLAKFTTAVYVGCAIVLFVVYPLVLILAGRLNPLRFFAGAWPAIELAFVSRSSVGTMPVTQRSVERLGVPREYASFAVPFGATTKMDGCAAVYPALAAIFVAQVFGVQLGLTDYLLIAFVSVVGSAATAGLTGAIVMLTLTLSTLGLPLAGAGLLLAIDPILDMIRTATNVAGQALVPTVVAAREGTLDRVAYESAGRRDLSEPEPVAETRPELSPVPA; via the coding sequence CTGCGCAAGATTCCCTTCTCCGTGCAGATCCTGCTCGGCCTCGTGCTCGGCGTCGCGCTGGGCTTCCTGGCCCGCACCAACGACCTGAGCTGGCTGACCAGCACCCTGCACACCGTCGGCAGCCTCTTCGTCCAGCTCCTCAAGCTGGCCGTGCCGCCGTTGGTCTTCACCGCCATCGTGGTCAGCGTGGTCAGCCTGCGCGGTGTCGCCAACGCCGCCCGGCTCGCCCTCAAGACGCTGATGTGGTTCGGCATCACCGCCCTGATCGCGGTGAGCATCGGCATCGGGCTCGGCCTGCTCACCAACCCCGGCCGGGGCGTGAGCCTCGACCTGGGTGGCGCTGCCGCACCGAAGAAGACCGGCTCGTGGACCGACTTCCTCACCGGCATCGTGCCCACCAACCCGATCGGCGCGTTCGTCGAGGGCAACGTCCTGCAGATCGTCTTCCTCGCCGTCGTCGTGGGCGCCGCCGCCCTGCTCGTCGGCGAAGCCGCCGAGCCGTTCGTGGCGTTGAACCGCTCCCTGCTGGAGATCGTCCAGAAGGCGCTCTGGTGGGTCATCCGCCTCGCCCCGATCGGCACGCTCGGCCTGATCGGCAACGCCGTCGCCTCGTACGGCTGGGACCTGCTGGCCCCCCTCGCCAAGTTCACCACCGCCGTCTACGTCGGCTGCGCCATCGTGCTGTTCGTGGTCTACCCGCTGGTGCTGATCCTCGCCGGCCGGCTCAACCCGCTGCGCTTCTTCGCCGGTGCCTGGCCGGCGATCGAGCTGGCCTTCGTGTCCCGTTCCTCGGTCGGCACCATGCCGGTGACCCAGCGTTCCGTCGAGCGGCTCGGCGTGCCCCGCGAGTACGCCTCGTTCGCGGTGCCGTTCGGCGCCACCACGAAGATGGACGGTTGCGCCGCCGTCTACCCGGCGCTCGCCGCGATCTTCGTGGCCCAGGTGTTCGGTGTGCAGCTCGGCCTGACCGACTACCTGCTGATCGCCTTCGTCTCGGTGGTCGGTTCGGCGGCCACCGCCGGCCTGACCGGCGCGATCGTGATGCTGACCCTGACCCTCAGCACGCTGGGCCTGCCGCTCGCCGGCGCCGGCCTGCTGCTGGCCATCGACCCGATCCTGGACATGATCCGCACCGCCACCAACGTGGCCGGGCAGGCTCTGGTGCCGACCGTCGTCGCCGCCCGCGAGGGCACCCTCGACCGGGTCGCGTACGAGTCCGCCGGTCGACGCGACCTGAGCGAACCGGAGCCGGTCGCGGAGACCCGGCCCGAACTGAGCCCTGTTCCCGCCTGA
- a CDS encoding DUF4081 domain-containing GNAT family N-acetyltransferase — translation MLTVPVRQLGESERRAVERLLDHDPFAGAQVAERIAARGLSWWRAEGRILGYGARRNLESLCWLGGNLTPVLASDAAVAAFADLLAGEERLCSSIVGRADAVLGLWDRLSDTWGPARDVRPNQPLLATDTLPSVPADPEVRQVRSGEVDKLFPAAVAMYTEEVGVSPLADDGGRSYRRRVNDLVRAGRAYARFVDGTVVFKAELAVVTKRTAQVQGVWVAPEWRGRGIATAAMAAVVRDALLRVAPTVSLYVNDFNLPARRVYERCGFQPIGTLATVLF, via the coding sequence GTGCTGACGGTGCCGGTACGGCAACTGGGGGAATCGGAGCGCCGCGCGGTCGAGCGACTCCTCGACCATGACCCGTTCGCGGGCGCGCAGGTCGCCGAGCGAATCGCCGCGCGCGGCCTCTCGTGGTGGCGGGCCGAAGGCAGAATCCTGGGGTACGGCGCACGCCGCAACCTGGAATCGCTGTGCTGGCTCGGCGGCAACCTGACCCCGGTCCTGGCGAGCGACGCCGCGGTGGCCGCCTTCGCCGACCTGCTCGCCGGCGAGGAACGGCTGTGCTCCTCCATCGTCGGCCGGGCCGATGCCGTACTTGGCCTCTGGGACCGGCTCTCCGACACATGGGGGCCAGCGCGAGACGTCCGCCCCAACCAACCACTGCTGGCCACGGACACCCTGCCATCCGTACCTGCCGACCCGGAGGTACGCCAGGTCCGTAGCGGAGAGGTCGACAAGCTCTTCCCGGCGGCGGTGGCCATGTACACCGAGGAGGTCGGTGTCTCCCCGCTGGCCGATGACGGCGGACGTAGCTACCGCCGGCGGGTCAACGACCTGGTCCGAGCCGGTCGGGCGTACGCCCGCTTCGTCGACGGCACTGTCGTCTTCAAGGCGGAGTTGGCCGTGGTGACCAAGCGGACGGCGCAGGTCCAGGGCGTCTGGGTGGCACCCGAGTGGCGGGGCCGCGGGATCGCCACGGCGGCCATGGCAGCAGTGGTCCGCGACGCGCTGCTGCGGGTCGCCCCCACGGTCAGCCTCTACGTCAACGACTTCAACCTCCCGGCCCGCCGGGTCTACGAACGCTGCGGCTTCCAACCGATCGGCACCCTCGCGACGGTCCTGTTCTGA
- a CDS encoding glutathione S-transferase C-terminal domain-containing protein, translated as MARAQFSAETSGGGAFVRQPNRFTGRVTADSTSPPGGGPDEQDRWPLEAGRYRLIWCRACPWAHRARIVRGLLGLDDAISLGTVDPIRDERGWAFALDPDGFDPVLGVGFLSEAYLATDPDYTGRVTVPALVDTLTGRVVTNDYPQLTLDFSTEWRRLHAPGAPDLYPVELRPEMDALMAEIHTDVNNGVYRCGFATSQEAYDEAFRALFARLDVLSERLAGQRYLMGDAITEADVRLFTTLVRFDAAYHGHFKCNRSKLTEMPVLWAYARDLFQTPGFGETVDFDHIKRHYYGTHREINPTGIVPLGPDESGWGTPHGRG; from the coding sequence ATGGCTCGGGCCCAGTTCAGCGCAGAGACCAGTGGCGGCGGCGCGTTCGTCCGCCAGCCCAACCGGTTCACCGGGCGGGTCACCGCCGACTCCACGTCGCCACCCGGCGGCGGCCCGGACGAGCAGGACCGTTGGCCCCTGGAGGCCGGCCGGTACCGGCTGATCTGGTGCCGGGCGTGCCCGTGGGCGCACCGGGCGAGGATCGTGCGCGGCCTGCTCGGGCTGGACGACGCGATCTCGCTGGGCACCGTCGACCCGATCCGGGACGAGCGGGGCTGGGCATTCGCCCTCGACCCGGACGGCTTCGACCCGGTCCTCGGTGTCGGCTTCCTCTCCGAGGCGTACCTGGCCACCGACCCGGACTACACCGGCCGGGTGACAGTGCCGGCGCTGGTGGACACACTGACCGGCCGCGTCGTCACCAACGACTACCCGCAGCTCACCCTCGACTTCTCCACCGAGTGGCGGCGGCTGCACGCGCCCGGCGCGCCGGACCTGTACCCGGTCGAGTTGCGTCCCGAGATGGACGCGCTGATGGCCGAGATCCACACCGACGTCAACAACGGCGTCTACCGGTGCGGGTTCGCCACCTCCCAGGAGGCGTACGACGAGGCGTTCCGGGCTCTGTTCGCCCGACTGGACGTCCTCTCCGAACGCCTCGCCGGGCAGCGCTACCTGATGGGCGACGCGATCACCGAGGCCGACGTGCGGCTGTTCACCACGCTGGTCCGCTTCGACGCCGCGTACCACGGACACTTCAAGTGCAACCGCAGCAAGCTGACCGAGATGCCGGTGCTGTGGGCGTACGCCCGGGACCTGTTCCAGACCCCGGGCTTCGGCGAGACGGTCGACTTCGACCACATCAAACGGCACTACTACGGCACGCACCGGGAGATCAACCCGACCGGGATCGTGCCGCTCGGGCCGGACGAGTCCGGCTGGGGCACGCCGCACGGGCGTGGTTGA
- a CDS encoding ABC transporter ATP-binding protein — translation MRLLRDLWGTSTRRMTVVVILIALGAAGQAGASALAGAVLVHRSAGFFAVLAAALVAVVLSDLAVSLLMAGLTADWSADVRRRLCQVAFGQDLPTLETTPVGELLDRIDGDVYQVASAIRNQGTRLAQGLCVGLLSMVVALVVWWPAGVAMLLLTVVLAVSLRRPTARIGPARMAEEEAWSDLAAVMEEAVHGQDDVRTSLARPYVLRLYARRAAAVLSRGRLVWVLSAKVASAATATIRAGIGVVVLGGAWALATGRVDAARLTAIWLLALAFGATAEHVSRMVPEIQEALGAWARVQLLQRARQEPVGGLHPTEGDLRIEDLTFRYQESGRGAALRGLSLTFARGRSYALIGRTGSGKSTLAKVLTRAVDVPPGTVFLGGTDLGDLDVEQLRRWVALVPQRTEILAGTLAENVALFDPDLLDAAARALDELGLAGWIAELPDGLATRLGEGGHVLSAGQEQLVAFARILVRDPHVVILDEATARLDPVTEARVQRATERLLRDRIGIVIAHRLSSVRRCDEVVVLADGAVVEAGPLETSTRFAELLATSHAAAYATAAPAGRAGGGTDLLVGPDPNDAWPTGPATAWPDPVEPASVRAEPAIARAEPGNPTGRAELVEPATEPVGANRADPPPLPPMPPARTLREIFRLCLNDPRYGMAAVGLFLGLSLLGLDGPVLPWLWADLVDGTGSPYLPAVGIVAGLLVTMPLPYYTHVWFPGWWVRQMLRIGLRLVHGQTGPRRVSSHTPAEVVAQGGDTERVVQLADNVLDQIVALVLVVAMTAVTGSVVPGLFFLGTMVVSGLAATLFGPKLERAARATVAARAAFATALVSALSAARTVKLAGATTAVLRHLASLDVLRSDRQRREIAVQVWARSTPSMASGLLPIGAWALYLSGGLSAGAVLVAVSTLGAARWFAWTTASLISQLPSARVWTRRTVAMTGVSAYSAGVPAVDLAAGTAPAPTPAPRHPLRRLELRDFGVVHSDGTVAVRNVDLTVQRGQLVLVVGPVGSGKSSLLRALAGIVHHTGELAWNGDPVTEPELFLRPNQVGYVGQLPRVLSGTVADNIALGHQVDAAGAVSTAQLDHDLVAAGGGLGLLIGHKGTRLSGGQLQRLALARALAPRTELLVADDVSSALDVTTELALWQALRDHGVTVVGSTAKRAALVRADHVVVLLGGAVAAQGTWQDLEGDWSHLAG, via the coding sequence ATGCGCCTGCTCCGAGATCTGTGGGGCACCTCGACGCGCCGGATGACGGTTGTGGTCATCCTGATCGCGCTCGGCGCCGCCGGTCAGGCCGGTGCCTCGGCGTTGGCGGGCGCGGTGCTGGTGCACCGCTCGGCCGGCTTCTTCGCCGTGCTGGCCGCGGCACTGGTCGCCGTGGTCCTCAGCGACCTCGCGGTGAGCCTGCTGATGGCCGGCCTGACCGCCGACTGGTCCGCCGACGTGCGTCGCCGGCTCTGTCAGGTCGCATTCGGGCAGGACCTGCCGACGCTGGAGACCACCCCGGTGGGCGAGTTGCTCGACCGGATCGACGGGGATGTCTACCAGGTGGCGTCGGCGATCCGTAACCAGGGCACGCGGCTCGCCCAGGGGCTCTGCGTCGGCCTGTTGTCGATGGTCGTGGCGCTGGTCGTGTGGTGGCCGGCCGGGGTGGCGATGTTGCTGCTCACCGTGGTGCTCGCCGTCAGCCTTCGCCGGCCCACCGCGCGGATCGGTCCGGCCCGGATGGCCGAGGAGGAGGCGTGGTCGGACCTGGCCGCGGTGATGGAGGAGGCGGTGCACGGACAGGACGACGTACGGACCAGTCTGGCCCGGCCGTACGTGCTGCGCCTGTACGCGCGGCGGGCCGCCGCCGTGCTGTCCCGGGGTCGCCTGGTCTGGGTGCTGTCCGCCAAGGTGGCGTCGGCCGCCACCGCGACGATCCGGGCTGGCATCGGCGTGGTGGTGCTCGGCGGGGCCTGGGCGCTGGCCACCGGCCGGGTCGACGCCGCCCGCCTCACCGCCATCTGGCTGCTGGCGCTGGCCTTCGGCGCCACGGCCGAACACGTCAGCCGGATGGTGCCGGAGATCCAGGAGGCTCTCGGCGCGTGGGCCCGGGTGCAGTTGCTCCAGCGGGCCCGGCAGGAACCCGTCGGCGGCCTCCACCCGACCGAGGGTGACCTGCGCATCGAGGACCTGACCTTCAGGTATCAGGAAAGCGGCCGGGGGGCCGCGCTGCGCGGGCTCAGCCTGACCTTCGCGCGCGGTCGCTCGTACGCGCTGATCGGGCGGACCGGTTCGGGTAAGTCGACGCTGGCGAAGGTGCTCACCAGAGCCGTCGACGTGCCGCCGGGAACGGTCTTCCTCGGCGGCACCGACCTGGGTGACCTCGATGTCGAGCAACTGCGCCGCTGGGTGGCACTGGTGCCGCAGCGCACCGAGATCCTGGCCGGCACGCTCGCCGAGAACGTCGCGCTCTTCGATCCGGATCTGCTCGACGCCGCAGCCCGGGCACTCGACGAGTTGGGCCTGGCGGGTTGGATCGCCGAGCTACCGGACGGCTTGGCTACCCGGCTGGGGGAGGGCGGGCATGTGCTCTCCGCCGGTCAGGAGCAGTTGGTGGCGTTCGCCCGGATCCTGGTCCGTGATCCCCATGTGGTGATCCTCGACGAGGCCACCGCGCGGCTCGACCCGGTGACCGAGGCGCGGGTGCAGCGAGCCACCGAACGACTGCTGCGCGACCGGATCGGGATCGTCATCGCGCACCGGCTCTCGTCCGTGCGCCGCTGCGACGAGGTGGTGGTGCTGGCCGACGGTGCGGTGGTCGAAGCCGGCCCGCTGGAGACGTCGACGCGCTTCGCCGAACTGCTGGCGACCAGTCACGCCGCCGCGTACGCCACGGCCGCACCGGCCGGCCGCGCCGGCGGCGGCACCGACCTGCTGGTCGGCCCCGACCCGAACGACGCCTGGCCAACCGGGCCGGCGACCGCGTGGCCCGATCCGGTCGAGCCCGCGTCCGTGCGGGCCGAGCCGGCGATCGCGCGGGCCGAGCCGGGTAACCCGACCGGGCGGGCCGAGCTGGTCGAGCCGGCGACCGAGCCGGTCGGGGCGAACCGCGCCGACCCGCCGCCGCTGCCGCCCATGCCGCCGGCCCGGACGTTGCGGGAGATCTTCCGGCTCTGCCTCAACGATCCGCGGTACGGGATGGCTGCGGTCGGGCTGTTCCTCGGGCTCAGCCTGCTGGGGCTGGACGGGCCGGTGCTGCCCTGGCTCTGGGCCGATCTGGTCGACGGCACCGGCAGCCCGTACCTGCCGGCGGTCGGGATCGTGGCCGGGTTGCTGGTCACCATGCCGCTGCCGTACTACACCCATGTCTGGTTCCCGGGGTGGTGGGTGCGGCAGATGCTGCGGATCGGCCTGCGCCTGGTACACGGTCAGACCGGGCCGCGCCGGGTCAGCTCGCACACCCCGGCCGAGGTCGTGGCGCAGGGCGGCGACACCGAGCGGGTGGTGCAGCTCGCCGACAACGTGCTGGACCAGATCGTCGCGCTGGTCCTGGTGGTCGCCATGACGGCGGTCACCGGCAGTGTCGTGCCGGGACTGTTCTTCCTGGGCACGATGGTCGTCTCCGGGCTGGCCGCGACGTTGTTCGGGCCGAAGCTCGAACGGGCGGCGCGGGCCACTGTGGCGGCGCGGGCCGCCTTCGCCACGGCGCTGGTCTCCGCGCTGTCCGCGGCGCGGACGGTGAAGCTCGCCGGCGCGACCACGGCGGTGCTACGCCATCTGGCCAGCCTGGACGTGCTGCGCAGCGACCGGCAGCGGCGGGAGATCGCGGTGCAGGTGTGGGCGCGTTCCACGCCGTCGATGGCCAGTGGACTGTTGCCGATCGGCGCGTGGGCGCTCTACCTGAGCGGTGGACTCTCCGCCGGGGCGGTGCTGGTGGCGGTCTCCACGCTGGGCGCGGCCCGCTGGTTCGCCTGGACCACCGCGTCGTTGATCTCCCAGCTGCCGTCGGCGCGGGTCTGGACCCGGCGTACGGTGGCGATGACCGGAGTGAGCGCGTACTCCGCGGGGGTTCCGGCTGTCGACCTGGCCGCCGGGACGGCGCCCGCGCCGACGCCGGCACCCCGGCACCCGCTGCGCCGCCTGGAACTGCGCGACTTCGGAGTGGTGCACTCCGACGGTACGGTGGCCGTCCGGAATGTCGACCTGACCGTGCAGCGTGGGCAGCTGGTGCTGGTGGTCGGGCCGGTCGGGTCGGGCAAGTCCTCGTTGCTGCGGGCGCTGGCCGGGATCGTGCACCACACCGGTGAGCTGGCCTGGAACGGCGACCCGGTCACCGAGCCGGAGCTGTTCCTGCGCCCCAACCAGGTCGGCTACGTCGGCCAGTTGCCCCGGGTGCTGTCCGGCACGGTCGCCGACAACATCGCGCTCGGGCACCAGGTCGACGCGGCGGGCGCGGTCAGCACCGCCCAGCTCGACCACGACCTGGTCGCCGCCGGCGGTGGGCTCGGCCTGCTCATCGGGCACAAGGGCACCCGGCTGTCCGGCGGGCAGTTGCAGCGGTTGGCGCTGGCTCGCGCGCTGGCACCGCGTACCGAATTGTTGGTCGCCGACGACGTGTCGTCGGCGCTGGACGTCACCACCGAGCTGGCGCTGTGGCAGGCGTTGCGCGACCACGGGGTGACAGTGGTCGGCTCGACGGCGAAGCGCGCGGCGCTGGTCCGGGCCGATCACGTGGTGGTGTTGCTCGGCGGGGCGGTCGCGGCCCAGGGCACCTGGCAGGACCTGGAGGGTGACTGGTCGCACCTGGCCGGCTGA
- a CDS encoding PadR family transcriptional regulator, with product MRFHRQHHPMHEARMRGFGFPPVPPGPHDHGHEHGHGGPWGGRGRGRGRGRGRRPNVRAAVLALLTERPMHGYEMIQEIDSRTGGAWRPSPGSIYPTLQLLEDEGVIVASTEESGGGRKRFTVTEAGQAEATEAAQTPAWADVAQTTVTSWHDIRDSGAQAMNALRQVMMNGTDDQRERAAQVLDETRRKLYAILAESE from the coding sequence ATGAGGTTCCATCGACAGCACCACCCGATGCACGAGGCGCGGATGCGAGGGTTCGGCTTCCCGCCGGTTCCGCCCGGCCCGCACGACCATGGTCACGAGCACGGACACGGCGGCCCCTGGGGCGGCCGGGGTCGCGGCAGAGGTCGAGGTCGGGGGCGACGCCCCAACGTCCGGGCCGCTGTGCTGGCTCTGCTCACCGAGCGGCCGATGCACGGCTACGAGATGATCCAGGAAATCGACTCCCGCACCGGCGGTGCGTGGCGACCGAGCCCCGGGTCGATCTACCCCACCCTCCAGCTACTGGAGGACGAGGGCGTGATCGTCGCCAGCACTGAGGAGTCCGGCGGCGGGCGGAAGCGGTTCACGGTCACCGAGGCCGGGCAGGCAGAGGCCACCGAGGCCGCGCAGACCCCGGCGTGGGCGGACGTCGCCCAGACCACTGTGACCAGTTGGCACGACATCCGCGACTCCGGCGCGCAGGCGATGAACGCTCTGCGCCAGGTCATGATGAACGGCACCGACGACCAACGCGAGCGGGCCGCGCAGGTGCTCGACGAGACGCGACGCAAGCTGTACGCGATCCTCGCCGAATCCGAGTGA
- a CDS encoding MFS transporter: MSLLPPPGPARILTLGTLVKTVGRGLWLVASALFLTRSVGLSATQVGIGLTISALVGVLASAPSGYLADRVGPRGVQVGALIVAGTLTVGLIAVRSFPTFVLVGAATALADAVERGARGALIAGAIPADQRVRTRAYLRATTNVGISVGAVLGGFAIAADTRTGYVALILTTAAASLAAALVFLRLPRIAPVAAPTHGPRLIALRDRPFLAFTLVDGLMSMHFSLLPIALPLWIASHTTAPIWMISALTLVNTALVVLLQVRAAGAAATVPAAARAARRAGAAIALACVLFATSGALPTAGAVGLLGVGSLAHVIGELWHSAAGWAISFGLAPTNAQGQYQGTYGMGYELGKMLAPVVVTTLALGWGVPGWLVLGALFLLLGALVPPVVRWAERTRPTSEPAKPVPALSLDRRSRGSIWQAGSRADGAGTATGGIGAPRGRATPRP; the protein is encoded by the coding sequence ATGAGCCTGCTTCCCCCACCCGGGCCGGCCCGGATCCTCACCCTCGGAACCCTGGTCAAGACCGTCGGGCGCGGCCTCTGGCTCGTCGCCAGCGCCCTCTTCCTCACCCGATCGGTAGGCCTGTCGGCGACCCAGGTCGGCATCGGGTTGACCATCTCGGCGCTCGTCGGGGTCCTGGCCAGCGCGCCGAGTGGCTACCTGGCCGACCGCGTCGGCCCACGCGGCGTACAGGTCGGCGCGCTGATCGTCGCCGGCACCCTCACCGTCGGCCTGATCGCCGTCCGGTCCTTCCCCACGTTCGTACTGGTGGGTGCCGCCACCGCACTCGCCGACGCGGTCGAGCGCGGCGCCCGGGGCGCGTTGATCGCCGGAGCGATCCCGGCCGACCAGCGGGTACGCACCCGCGCCTACCTGCGCGCCACCACCAACGTCGGGATCTCCGTCGGCGCGGTCCTCGGCGGCTTCGCCATCGCCGCCGACACCCGGACCGGGTACGTCGCACTGATCCTGACCACCGCAGCGGCGTCACTCGCCGCCGCACTGGTCTTCCTCCGACTGCCCCGCATCGCCCCGGTCGCCGCCCCGACGCACGGCCCCCGACTGATCGCCCTACGGGACCGCCCGTTCCTGGCCTTCACCCTTGTCGACGGGCTCATGTCCATGCACTTCAGCCTGCTCCCCATCGCACTGCCGCTGTGGATCGCCTCGCACACCACGGCACCCATCTGGATGATCTCCGCGTTGACGTTGGTCAACACCGCGCTCGTGGTCCTCCTCCAGGTACGCGCCGCCGGCGCCGCCGCCACAGTGCCCGCAGCCGCCCGCGCCGCCCGTCGAGCCGGCGCCGCCATCGCCCTGGCCTGCGTACTCTTCGCCACCAGCGGCGCGCTCCCCACCGCCGGGGCGGTGGGCCTGCTCGGCGTCGGGTCGCTCGCCCACGTGATTGGGGAACTGTGGCACTCCGCCGCCGGCTGGGCGATCTCCTTCGGGCTCGCGCCGACCAACGCCCAGGGGCAGTACCAGGGGACCTACGGCATGGGCTACGAACTGGGCAAGATGCTCGCCCCGGTGGTGGTGACCACCCTCGCCCTCGGCTGGGGCGTACCGGGCTGGCTGGTGCTCGGTGCGCTGTTCCTCCTGCTCGGGGCCCTCGTGCCACCCGTCGTCCGGTGGGCCGAGCGGACCCGCCCCACCAGCGAGCCGGCCAAGCCGGTGCCGGCCTTGTCACTCGACCGGCGCAGCAGGGGGTCGATCTGGCAGGCTGGTAGTCGTGCTGACGGTGCCGGTACGGCAACTGGGGGAATCGGAGCGCCGCGCGGTCGAGCGACTCCTCGACCATGA
- a CDS encoding NADH:flavin oxidoreductase/NADH oxidase, whose protein sequence is MSSLFTPLALRAVTLPNRIAMAPMCQYSAGPDGLPTDWHLTHLGSRAVGGAGLVLTEATAVLPEGRISPQDTGLWSGAHVDAWRPVTAFVAAHGSVPAVQLAHAGFKASTYRPWAPERGGVPDAEGGWTPVAPGSEAFTTGYRTPTSLDEAGIAGVVEAFATAAERSLDAGFAAVEIHAAHGYLLNEFLSPLTNRRTDSYGGDRAARMRLTLEVARAVRAAVGEDVPVLTRISATDWVEGGWTIDDSVVLAGELAGVGVDLVDASSGGVSVEQRIPLGPGYQVPLAAQIRREAGVPTGAVGLIVEPEHAEQIVAGGEADLVLLGRELLRDPYWPRRAAAKLGVAYSGPDQYARAY, encoded by the coding sequence ATGAGTTCCCTGTTCACCCCCCTGGCCCTGCGTGCGGTCACATTGCCCAACCGGATCGCCATGGCACCGATGTGCCAGTACTCCGCCGGCCCCGACGGTCTGCCCACCGACTGGCACCTGACCCACCTGGGCAGCCGCGCGGTCGGCGGTGCCGGTCTGGTGCTGACCGAGGCGACCGCCGTACTCCCCGAGGGCCGGATCAGCCCCCAGGACACCGGGCTGTGGTCCGGCGCCCACGTCGACGCCTGGCGGCCGGTGACGGCGTTCGTCGCCGCCCACGGCTCGGTGCCGGCCGTGCAGCTCGCGCACGCCGGGTTCAAGGCCTCCACGTACCGGCCGTGGGCACCGGAACGCGGCGGCGTGCCGGACGCCGAGGGCGGATGGACGCCCGTCGCGCCCGGCTCGGAGGCGTTCACCACCGGCTACCGGACGCCGACCAGCCTCGACGAGGCCGGCATCGCCGGCGTGGTCGAGGCGTTCGCGACCGCCGCCGAGCGGTCGCTGGACGCCGGCTTCGCCGCCGTGGAGATCCACGCCGCGCACGGCTACCTGCTCAACGAGTTCCTCTCGCCGCTGACCAACCGCCGCACCGACTCGTACGGCGGCGACCGGGCCGCCCGGATGCGGCTCACCCTGGAGGTGGCCCGCGCGGTGCGCGCCGCGGTCGGCGAGGACGTGCCGGTGCTGACCCGGATCTCCGCCACCGACTGGGTCGAGGGCGGTTGGACGATCGACGACAGTGTGGTGCTGGCCGGCGAGCTGGCCGGTGTCGGCGTCGACCTGGTCGACGCGTCGTCCGGGGGCGTCAGCGTCGAGCAGCGCATCCCGCTCGGCCCCGGCTACCAGGTGCCGCTGGCCGCCCAGATCCGCCGCGAGGCCGGCGTGCCGACCGGCGCGGTGGGCCTGATCGTCGAGCCCGAGCACGCCGAGCAGATCGTCGCCGGCGGCGAAGCCGACCTGGTGCTGCTCGGCCGGGAGTTGCTGCGCGACCCGTACTGGCCGCGCCGGGCAGCCGCGAAGCTCGGCGTCGCGTACAGCGGACCCGACCAGTACGCCCGCGCCTACTGA